One region of Mangifera indica cultivar Alphonso chromosome 3, CATAS_Mindica_2.1, whole genome shotgun sequence genomic DNA includes:
- the LOC123211465 gene encoding probable phospholipid-transporting ATPase 4: MGRGRIRARLRLSQLYTFTCLRPPLDDVEGSEGYTRLVYCNQPHMHQKKPLKYRANYISTTKYNFFTFLPKALFEQFNRVANIYFLIAALLSLTPLSPFTPVSMLLPLTIVVGVSMAKEALEDWHRFMQDKEVNSRKVSVHKGDGVFDYRPWEKIRVGDVVKVEKDGFFPADLLFLSSSYEDGICYVETMNLDGETNLKVKRSLETTSSLDDDESFKNFTGTIKCEDPNPSLYTFVGNIEYERQVFALDPSQILLRDSKLRNTTFVYGVVIFTGHDSKVMQNSTTSPSKRSRVEKKMDKIIFILFAILLTISVMSSIGFAVKLKFQAPDWWYLKPKDTDAYFNPSKPLLPGLAHLVTALILYGYLIPISLYLSIEVVKFLQAIFINQDIHMYDEESGIPAKARTSNLNEELGQVDTILSDKTGTLTCNQMDFLKCSIAGTAYGVRSSEVELACAKQMAMDLEDENEDILSVPKHKNITPEIELETVITSKDEKDNKHVIKGFSFEDSRLMEGNWLQEPNVDVISLFFRILAVCHTAIPELNSETGDVTYEAESPDEGAFLVAAREFGFEFCRRTQSSVFIREIYHSSGQPIEREYKILNLLDFTSKRKRMSVIVRDEDGQIFLFCKGADSIIFDRLSKNGRVYEEATTGHLNEYGEAGLRTLALAYRKLDESEYTSWNNEFLKAKTSIAADREVMLERISDVMEKDLILVGATAVEDKLQKGVPQCIDKLAQAGLKIWVLTGDKMETAINIGFACSLLRQGMKQICITALNSDAVAQDARQVIKENILNQFTNASQMIKLEKDPHAAFALIIDGKALTYALEDDMKLHFLELAVGCASVICCRVSPKQKALVTRLVKEGTGKTTLAIGDGANDVGMIQEADIGVGISGVEGMQAVMASDFSIAQFRFLERLLVVHGHWCYKRIAQMICYFFYKNIAFGLTLFYFEAFAGFSGQSVYDDWYMLSFNVVLTALPVISLGVFEQDVSSEICLQFPALYQQGPKNLFFDWLRIFGWIGNGVYSSIIIFILNIIIFCDQAFRPEGQTADMAVVGATMFTCIIWVVNVQIALYISHFTWIQHLFIWGSIATWYLFLLLYGMVPPTISGNSYQILVEALAPAPIFWTTTLLVTVTCNIAYFTHISYQRCIKPMDHHVIQEIKYYKKDVEDQHMWTRERSKARQKTKIGFTARVEAKMRHLKVKFNRKASTFTGKPVATPLQQSP, from the exons ATGGGACGAGGTAGGATAAGGGCAAGGCTTAGGCTGAGCCAGCTCTATACATTCACATGCCTCAGGCCTCCACTGGATGATGTTGAGGGGTCAGAAGGGTACACCCGACTTGTATATTGCAACCAACCTCATATGCACcaaaaaaaacctttgaaaTATCGGGCCAATTATATATCAACCACAAAGTACAATTTTTTCACATTCTTGCCTAAAGCACTCTTTGAGCAATTTAATCGAGTTGCCAATATTTACTTCCTTATTGCAGCACTTCTTTCCCTAACACCACTCTCCCCATTCACCCCTGTAAGTATGCTTCTTCCATTGACAATTGTTGTTGGGGTTAGCATGGCAAAAGAAGCTTTAGAAGATTGGCATAGGTTTATGCAAGACAAAGAAGTTAATTCTCGGAAAGTATCTGTTCATAAAGGAGATGGTGTTTTTGACTATAGGCCCTGGGAGAAGATTCGAGTTGGGGACGTGGTGAAAGTGGAGAAGGATGGTTTTTTTCCAGCTGATTTGCTCTTCTTGTCTTCAAGTTATGAGGATGGGATTTGCTATGTGGAGACTATGAACTTAGATGGTGAGACAAACCTGAAGGTCAAGAGATCTTTGGAGACTACTTCATCTCTTGACGATGATGAGAGTTTCAAGAATTTCACTGGAACTATAAAATGTGAAGATCCAAACCCCAGTCTTTACACCTTTGTTGGTAATATTGAATATGAACGTCAGGTTTTTGCTCTTGATCCTAGTCAGATTCTCCTTAGAGACTCAAAACTCAGGAATACAACTTTTGTATATGGGGTGGTGATATTCACAGGTCATGACAGTAAAGTCATGCAGAATTCAACAACCTCTCCTTCAAAAAGGAGCAGAGTAGAGAAAAAGATGGACAAGATAATATTTATCCTTTTTGCTATTCTTCTGACGATATCAGTGATGAGTTCAATAGGCTTTGCTGTGAAGTTAAAGTTCCAAGCACCAGACTGGTGGTACTTAAAACCCAAGGACACTGATGCGTACTTTAATCCTAGCAAGCCCCTCCTGCCTGGGCTTGCTCATCTGGTCACTGCTCTCATTCTTTATGGGTATTTAATACCAATCTCACTCTATCTTTCAATTGAAGTTGTGAAATTTCTGCAAGCAATTTTCATTAACCAAGACATACATATGTATGATGAAGAGAGTGGGATTCCTGCTAAAGCACGGACATCAAATCTTAATGAGGAATTGGGTCAGGTAGATACTATCCTTTCTGATAAAACAGGGACTTTGACCTGCAACCAGATGGATTTTCTCAAGTGTTCCATTGCTGGTACTGCATATGGTGTGCGTTCTAGTGAAGTGGAACTTGCTTGCGCAAAACAGATGGCTATGGACCTTGAGGACGAGAATGAAGACATCTTAAGTGTTCCAAAGCATAAGAATATCACACCAGAAATTGAACTGGAGACCGTCATCACTTCCAAAGATGAAAAGGACAATAAACATGTTATAAAGGGCTTTAGCTTTGAGGACAGCCGCCTTATGGAAGGAAACTGGTTACAAGAACCTAATGTAGATGTCATTTCATTGTTTTTCCGAATATTAGCAGTCTGTCACACTGCTATTCCTGAGCTGAATTCAGAGACTGGGGATGTCACATATGAAGCAGAGTCACCTGATGAAGGGGCTTTTCTTGTTGCTGCTAGGGAGTTTGGTTTTGAGTTTTGTAGAAGAACTCAATCTAGTGTGTTTATCCGCGAAATATATCATTCTTCAGGACAGCCAATTGAAAG AGAGtacaaaattctcaatttgcTGGATTTCACTAGCAAAAGAAAGCGAATGAGTGTAATTGTTCGGGATGAGGATGGGCAGATTTTTCTCTTCTGCAAAGGCGCTGACAG CATTATTTTTGATCGGCTATCAAAGAATGGAAGAGTGTATGAGGAAGCTACTACTGGGCACTTGAATGAATATGGAGAAGCCGGGTTGCGTACATTGGCACTTGCTTACAGAAAGCTTGATGAGTCTGAGTATACTTCCTGGAACAATGAATTTCTAAAAGCCAAAACTTCTATTGCGGCTGACAGAGAGGTTATGCTGGAGCGGATTTCGGATGTGATGGAGAAAGATCTCATCCTTGTTGGTGCTACTGCTGTGGAGGATAAATTGCAAAAAGGG GTGCCTCAGTGCATTGATAAACTTGCACAAGCTGGTCTCAAGATCTGGGTTTTGACAGGAGACAAGATGGAAACTGCAATCAACATTGG ATTTGCCTGTAGTTTGCTTCGACAGGGCATGAAGCAGATCTGTATAACAGCACTGAACTCTGATGCGGTAGCCCAAGATGCCAGACAG GTTATTAAAGAGAacattttgaatcaattcaCTAATGCATCGCAAATGATCAAACTAGAAAAAGATCCACATGctgcatttgcattaattattGATGGAAAAGCACTAACCTACGCTTTGGAGGATGACATGAAGCTTCATTTCTTGGAACTAGCAGTTGGCTGTGCATCTGTTATATGCTGTCGTGTCTCTCCCAAGCAGAAGGCGCTG GTAACTAGGTTAGTAAAAGAAGGAACTGGAAAAACCACCTTGGCAATTGGTGATGGTGCAAATGATGTTGGAATGATTCAAGAAGCTGACATTGGTGTTGGCATCAGTGGGGTGGAAGGTATGCAG GCTGTGATGGCTAGTGATTTCTCTATCGCCCAATTTCGATTTTTAGAAAGACTTCTGGTTGTCCATGGACACTGGTGCTACAAGAGGATAGCACAGATG ATTTGCTATTTCTTCTACAAAAATATAGCATTTGGCCTCACTCTCTTCTACTTTGAGGCATTTGCTGGCTTTTCTGGGCAATCAGTGTATGATGACTGGTATATGCTATCCTTCAATGTTGTTCTTACTGCACTGCCAGTCATTTCATTGGGAGTTTTTGAGCAAGATGTTTCTTCTGAGATCTGTTTACAG TTCCCTGCACTGTATCAGCAAGGAcccaaaaatttgtttttcgACTGGCTTAGGATATTTGGTTGGATTGGCAATGGTGTCTATTCttctattatcatttttatactcaatattatcattttctgtGACCAAGCTTTCCGTCCCGAGGGCCAGACTGCTGACATGGCTGTTGTTGGTGCGACAATGTTCACTTGTATTATCTGGGTCGTCAATGTTCAGATTGCACTTTATATCAGCCACTTTACTTGGATCCAACACTTGTTTATCTGGGGCAGCATAGCTACTTGGTATTTGTTTCTCTTACTTTATGGCATGGTACCTCCCACCATTTCTGGGAATTCCTACCAAATTCTAGTTGAAGCTCTTGCTCCAGCACCAATCTTCTGGACAACCACCTTGTTGGTAACCGTCACTTGTAATATCGCATACTTCACCCACATATCTTACCAAAGATGTATCAAACCCATGGATCATCATGTTATCCAAGAAATCAAGTACTATAAGAAGGATGTGGAGGATCAACACATGTGGACCAGAGAACGGTCCAAGGCAAGACAAAAAACCAAGATCGGTTTCACAGCAAGAGTAGAGGCTAAGATGAGGCATTTAAAAGTGAAGTTTAATAGAAAGGCCTCAACTTTCACTGGAAAACCTGTAGCAACCCCATTACAACAAAGTCCATGA
- the LOC123211129 gene encoding coatomer subunit zeta-2-like isoform X1, whose amino-acid sequence MAHFSASFDCCPSVKNILLLDSEGKRVAVKYFSDDWPTNGAKLGFEKNVFIKTLKTNARMEAEIALLENNIVAYKFVQDLHLFVTGGENENELVLTGVLQGFFDAITLLLRNNVEKREALENLDLIFLCIDEIVDQGIILEMDGSVIAEKVAIHSMESGGAPLTEQVMQIDEWHKQQHAFGQLMCLL is encoded by the exons ATGGCTCACTTCTCTGCCTCTTTT GATTGCTGCCCATCAGTGAAGAACATTCTCCTTCTGGATTCCGAAGGGAAGCGCGTCGCCGTGAAGTATTTCTCCGATGATTGGCCAACCAATGGTGCCAAGTTAGGTTTCGAAAAAAACGTGTTCATCAAGACTCTCAAGACAAACGCTCGCATGGAAg CTGAAATTGCATTGCTGGAGAACAACATAGTTGCCTACAAATTTGTCCAGGACCTGCACCTGTTTGTGACAGGAGGTGAAAACGAAAATGAACTTGTGTTAACGGGCGTGCTTCAAGGTTTCTTTGATGCAATCACGCTTCTTCTGAG GAACAATGTTGAGAAAAGGGAGGCACTTGAGAACCTGGATCTCATATTTTTGTGCATTGATGAAATTGTTGATCAAGG AATTATACTTGAAATGGACGGCAGTGTGATAGCTGAGAAGGTAGCCATACACAGCATGGAGAGTGGTGGAGCACCCTTGACTGAGCAGGTGATGCAGATTGATGAATGGCATAAGCAACAGCATGCTTTTGGTCAACTGATGTGTTTGTTGTGA
- the LOC123210760 gene encoding protein IQ-DOMAIN 8-like, with amino-acid sequence MGVSGKWLISLITQKKLQISDQDKVNDSNTKKKWRLWRSPSEGLGASSKRGRVSNSDASVSDDAFNAAVATVVRAPPKDFKMVRQEWAAIRIQTAFRGLLARRALRALKAVVRLQAIFRGRQVRKQAAVTLRCMQALVRVQAHVWAKTVKVSSNEEAVDQVDPTKLAEQGWCDIPGTADEVRAKLKLRQEGAIKRERANAYSLSQQRTRSCPSPNSRANKPALSLKHHRLDKNSQQWSWLDSWMAAKPWENRLFEEVHMDPSEMMTPFSRFYSSSSEHYPVKGRRINATAKTHTEHQITHSSFSPSSESLYDKTSPSSSSSSVSLTPVSGNILMVEGSDDSYYQNPSYLSHTESTKAKNKATRFSSYKNPLAFTNGDTRSCADSNPSSNLCNDLYPPIPLDQHDWFRNQRRQGR; translated from the exons ATGGGTGTTTCTGGAAAATGGCTGATATCACTGATCACtcaaaaaaaacttcaaatttcaGACCAG GATAAGGTGAATGACAGTAACACCAAGAAGAAGTGGAGGCTATGGAGGAGTCCGTCAGAAGGGTTAGGAGCTTCATCAAAGAGAGGCCGCGTGTCGAACTCAGATGCGTCTGTTTCTGATGATGCGTTCAATGCAGCTGTGGCTACAGTGGTTAGAGCTCCACCCAAGGATTTCAAGATGGTCAGGCAAGAATGGGCTGCAATTCGCATACAAACAGCATTTAGAGGCTTGTTG GCAAGACGAGCTTTGAGGGCCCTGAAGGCAGTGGTGAGGCTTCAAGCTATTTTTCGTGGGAGACAGGTGCGAAAACAAGCTGCTGTGACACTGAGGTGCATGCAAGCTCTTGTTCGAGTTCAGGCTCATGTATGGGCAAAGACTGTGAAAGTATCTTCCAACGAGGAAGCTGTGGATCAGGTTGATCCTACTAAGTTGGCTGAG CAAGGATGGTGTGATATTCCTGGAACTGCAGACGAAGTTAGAGCAAAACTAAAACTGAGGCAAGAGGGAGCAATCAAGAGGGAGAGAGCAAATGCTTACTCCCTTTCTCAACag CGAACAAGATCGTGTCCTAGTCCTAATTCAAGAGCAAACAAGCCAGCACTGTCACTCAAGCATCACAGGCTAGATAAGAACAGTCAGCAATGGAGCTGGCTAGACAGTTGGATGGCAGCCAAGCCGTGGGAAAACAGGCTGTTTGAAGAGGTTCATATGGACCCATCTGAAATGATGACTCCATTTTCAAGGTTCTATTCCAGTTCTTCTGAACATTACCCTGTAAAAGGAAGAAGGATTAATGCAACTGCTAAAACCCACACTGAACATCAAATTACTCACTCATCCTTCTCCCCAAGTTCTGAATCTCTGTATGACAAGACCTCTCCATCAAGTTCATCTTCATCTGTTTCTCTAACTCCAGTGTCAGGCAATATTCTTATGGTGGAAGGATCAGACGATAGTTATTACCAAAATCCAAGCTATTTAAGTCACACAGAGTCAACCAAAGCTAAGAATAAGGCTACAAGGTTTTCTTCTTACAAGAATCCATTGGCATTTACTAATGGAGACACCAGAAGCTGTGCTGACTCTAATCCTTCATCCAACTTGTGTAATGATTTGTACCCACCAATCCCATTGGATCAACATGATTGGTTCAGGAATCAACGACGCCAAGGGAGATAA
- the LOC123211129 gene encoding coatomer subunit zeta-2-like isoform X2 has product MAHFSASFDCCPSVKNILLLDSEGKRVAVKYFSDDWPTNGAKLGFEKNVFIKTLKTNARMEAEIALLENNIVAYKFVQDLHLFVTGGENENELVLTGVLQGFFDAITLLLRNNVEKREALENLDLIFLCIDEIVDQGIILEMDGSVIAEKVAIHSMESGGAPLTEQTLSQALATAREQITKTLLK; this is encoded by the exons ATGGCTCACTTCTCTGCCTCTTTT GATTGCTGCCCATCAGTGAAGAACATTCTCCTTCTGGATTCCGAAGGGAAGCGCGTCGCCGTGAAGTATTTCTCCGATGATTGGCCAACCAATGGTGCCAAGTTAGGTTTCGAAAAAAACGTGTTCATCAAGACTCTCAAGACAAACGCTCGCATGGAAg CTGAAATTGCATTGCTGGAGAACAACATAGTTGCCTACAAATTTGTCCAGGACCTGCACCTGTTTGTGACAGGAGGTGAAAACGAAAATGAACTTGTGTTAACGGGCGTGCTTCAAGGTTTCTTTGATGCAATCACGCTTCTTCTGAG GAACAATGTTGAGAAAAGGGAGGCACTTGAGAACCTGGATCTCATATTTTTGTGCATTGATGAAATTGTTGATCAAGG AATTATACTTGAAATGGACGGCAGTGTGATAGCTGAGAAGGTAGCCATACACAGCATGGAGAGTGGTGGAGCACCCTTGACTGAGCAG ACTCTTTCTCAAGCATTGGCTACAGCAAGAGAGCAGATAACAAAAACGCTTCTAAAATGA
- the LOC123210739 gene encoding uncharacterized protein LOC123210739 — protein sequence MAEPKPDPPHTSSEKDVKSPNIFKRAKEEIEAIVHHNRSPRHTKETHGTSDDIDENTPVDEVKGPGVFHRVKEEIEALVEAVHHKNESSSHKSSSK from the exons ATGGCAGAACCAAAACCAGACCCACCACACACTTCGTCAG aaaaagacGTAAAATCACCAAACATATTCAAAAGAGCTAAGGAAGAGATTGAAGCTATAGTTCACCATAATAGATCACCACGCCACACCAAGGAAACACATGGGACTAGTGATGACATTGATGAGAACACTCCAGTTGATGAAGTGAAAGGTCCAGGTGTGTTTCATAGAGTCAAGGAAGAGATTGAGGCCCTTGTCGAAGCGGTTCATCATAAGAACGAATCTAGTAGTCACAAGTCTTCTTCAAAGTAA
- the LOC123211130 gene encoding EPIDERMAL PATTERNING FACTOR-like protein 5, giving the protein MKGRLCCFTLLILQMVSWVSATSRPFVPSDALAAAAHQPGQSPLNSDTKMNSKEGMKIINEEEAYSKIGSTPPNCEHKCYGCIPCEAIQVPTTSKHKKSHLGIQYANYEPEGWKCKCGPSFYSP; this is encoded by the exons ATGAAGGGAAGATTGTGTTGCTTTACATTACTAATATTACAAATGGTGAGCTGGGTTTCTGCTACCAGCAGGCCTTTTGTACCTAGTGATGCTCTTGCTGCAGCTGCTCATCAACCAG GTCAGAGTCCACTCAACTCAGACACAAAGATGAACTCGAAAgag GGCATGAAGATcataaatgaagaagaagcatATTCCAAAATAGGGTCAACTCCACCAAATTGCGAACACAAGTGTTATGGGTGCATTCCATGTGAGGCCATTCAAGTTCCCACCACCAGCAAACACAAAAAGAGCCATTTGGGTATTCAGTATGCAAATTATGAACCTGAAGGTTGGAAATGCAAGTGTGGCCCTTCTTTTTATAGCCCTTAG
- the LOC123211018 gene encoding IQ domain-containing protein IQM1-like: MRTILSFKNKELVIELPINEESMSFKSLKAHISTLKNEVNMNRDNNLVSEKAKTLEKAETKLTLQKFYKSYWTRRNQAACAVVIETLSWKEMECAALRQSSVSFFTADHKSETVVSKWQRALIRAAKVGKGLSKDEKAQKLVLIHWLEAIDPLHRYGGNLHPYYDVWLESESNQPFFYWLDIGDGKDLSLEKCSRADLQLQCIKYLGPKEREAYEVIMENGKLVYKQSRVFVDTPKGTVWIFVLGTSGDFYVGEKKKGFFQHSSFLAGGTTKASGRLVAHNGILEAIWPYSGHYRPTKEHFKEFCSFLEDHQIDLTTIKKFAIDEDTPPKVIQKVEPIKSEESAVVTRESIDEAKKHASEKEEESIKMKVEFMKKPPLLQTWSKVAGPTKLQFHTVEQVLNLSPRSSVKPAGSFLISSGLVASPRPSSKIQFSPSTLACLGLGLPNPIHLSNLTNN, translated from the exons ATGAGAACTATCTTGAGTTTCAAGAACAAAGAGTTGGTTATTGAATTACCCATTAATGAAGAATCCATGAGCTTCAAGAGCCTGAAAGCACACATTTCAACACTCAAAAATGAAGTTAATATGAATAGAGACAATAACTTGGTTTCGGAGAAAGCAAAAACTCTTGAAAAAGCTGAAACCAAGTTAACGTTGCAGAAGTTTTACAAGAGTTATTGGACTAGAAGAAACCAAGCTGCTTGTGCTGTGGTTATTGAGACGCTAAG CTGGAAAGAAATGGAGTGTGCAGCTCTCAGGCAAAGTTCTGTGTCATTCTTTACTGCTGATCATAAGTCAGAAACTGTTGTTTCCAAATGGCAAAGGGCTTTAATTAGGGCTGCCAAG GTTGGAAAAGGTTTGTCCAAGGATGAGAAGGCTCAGAAATTAGTTCTCATACACTGGCTTGAAGCT ATTGATCCACTTCATCGCTATGGTGGCAATCTCCACCCTTATTATGATGTCTGGTTAGAAAGTGAGAGCAATCAGCCTTTCTTCTACTG GTTGGACATTGGAGACGGCAAAGACCTCAGCCTTGAGAAGTGCTCAAGGGCTGATTTACAGCTTCAATGCATCAAATATCTTGGACCT AAAGAGAGGGAGGCGTATGAAGTAATAATGGAAAATGGTAAACTTGTATACAAACAATCTAGGGTTTTCGTGGATACGCCCAAAGGTACTGTATGGATATTTGTCCTAGGTACTTCCGGGGACTTCTATGTTGGGGAGAAGAAGAAAGGCTTCTTTCAGCACTCAAGTTTTCTTGCTGGGGGTACAACAAAGGCATCTGGGAGATTGGTTGCCCACAATGGCATCCTTGAG GCTATATGGCCATATAGCGGCCATTATCGTCCAACAAAAGAACATTTCAAAGAATTTTGCAGCTTCTTAGAGGATCATCAGATAGATTTGACAACTATCAAG AAATTTGCAATTGATGAAGATACCCCTCCTAAAGTTATACAAAAAGTGGAACCTATTAAATCAGAAGAGTCTGCAGTAGTAACTCGTGAATCCATTGACGAGGCAAAAAAGCATGCCtcagagaaagaagaagaatccATCAAAATGAAAGTGGAATTTATGAAGAAGCCACCATTGTTACAAACATGGAGCAAAGTGGCGGGTCCAACAAAGCTTCAGTTTCATACAGTTGAACAAGTTCTCAATTTGTCTCCTAGAAGTTCGGTTAAGCCTGCAGGGTCATTTTTAATAAGTAGTGGACTTGTTGCTTCTCCAAGACCTAGTTCAAAGATTCAGTTCTCTCCTAGTACACTTGCATGCTTAGGGTTAGGACTCCCTAATCCAATTCATCTTTctaatttaactaataattag